CATGCACAGGATCTCCGTCAGCGGCCGGTCCGCCATCCACGTGTCGTCCACGTGCCAGCCTCCCCCGTCGCTCATGCCGCCGGGAGTCAGGTGGTTCCAGAAGCGGAAGGGACTGATGGCGATATCGGGCGATTCCAGCAGATGGGCCACGAACTCCACGACCCTGGGATGGGCGAGCAGGTCCCCCACGCTTTCCCGTTCGAACACGGATATGCCTTTGTACGCCAGGCTGTCCTCGCTGATCCGTTCCACCAGGTCCGTTTCGAACCAGTTTTCGAGAAGAACGTAGCCCGTATCCACGAACTGTTTTTTCAGGGCCCTGAAGTCATCCGCCATCGTCGGCTCCTTGCCCCGGGTCCTGCTTCCTGGCGCCGTGGGGCGTATGGGGCAGGCCGCCTCCCGGGGGGTAGAAACGCTCCAGGATAAACTCGTGGCCCAGCTGGTTATGGGTGTTCTCCAGGGGATACTCGACCTTTGGAAAGGAGATGATGCGCCATCCGTCCGCCATGGCCTCCTTGATGTTCCGGTAGGGACATTCGTGGCGGGGGTCGAACTGGTATTCGGCGTCGAATGGTCCGTAATAGTTCCAGGATATCACGTCGGCCGTAATCAGATCCGCGTTCGCCCAGATATAGAGCAGGTGCTGGCGGCGCTCGCTCGTCATCGACTTCAACTCGTCGAGATCCTCCAGCGATACGCCCACGCCGGCCGCGATTTTCGTTTCGGCGCGGTTTACCCA
This window of the Gemmatimonadota bacterium genome carries:
- a CDS encoding phytanoyl-CoA dioxygenase family protein, producing MADDFRALKKQFVDTGYVLLENWFETDLVERISEDSLAYKGISVFERESVGDLLAHPRVVEFVAHLLESPDIAISPFRFWNHLTPGGMSDGGGWHVDDTWMADRPLTEILCMYYPQDVAEDMGPTMLLPGSHRRLYTPSQTGKLGWIRGQEKLTVKAGSLAITFPSILHARAAHFSERPRSMIKYGSGSAEARYGH